Sequence from the Psilocybe cubensis strain MGC-MH-2018 chromosome 10, whole genome shotgun sequence genome:
CCTCATCACGTCGATAACCCTGTTAAAATTATTCATAAAAAGGACCAGGCCGTTCATTCGATTTACATACAATTTGCTCACTAGCCAGGATGGGCGAGGACATTACTTGCATCACTGTCTGCAGGACGAAGCAAATAGAAGCCAGGGAGATCTTGGACAGAAAGGAATTCATGACTTCTGTACCAACCGATCTTGCTGAGGCGTTACAAAAGTAGTAATAGGGGTATAATGTGTCTTTGGGCGGTGTCTTTCAACATGAGCCAGAGGATCTTCTTTATAAAGACGACAACTGTATATCATAAAGGTATAAATAGGCGATACACGGGGTGTTGAACAAGGTAGAGTTTTCGAAGGTAAAAATATCATGGCCGACTTGACTACCTACCTTGTGGGCGAAGGCTATGTATAGGTATCAGAACGTGAAGCGCTCAAGTATCGCGTGTAATTCAACATGTTTCATGTATTCGACGCCATGCTTCAATCAAACTGTGCTGGTCTTTAAGTTTAAGGTCAGGAACTGAGAATCTGTAATCTGGATTTTGTTCATCGAGTAAATGATGTATGTGTGACACTTTCTTGTTGGCAGGTGTATATGGACGctttctgccttctaaatGATAAATGGACAGAATCATAACAGCCTGATATTCGAATTTCTGATACACTTCAAGGTTCGTCACGGCTTCTTCGATTCTTAGCACATGTAGATTCCGGACTCTGCTACATGGCGAATTACAACAATTGCCATGGGGATGTATCCAAGTAAGTAACTGTACTTTATAGCACTACACCCCTCGTCACGGCTCAGCGACTGAGTGTCATTCTCACTTATCAAACAGCATCATCTCTCATCCAGTGAAGATCCTGGACAACATAACCTGTCATTTGCACAGAACTTCATTCATAATTAATATATGTTACACTTGAAATTTTATCCGCCCATCATGAATCATGGAAATTCCATCTTTGTTGATGAGATCGTTTTGCCGTATGTTGGCCTCAGTTGAGGCATTGAGAATAGTATGCTGGTTTTCGAGAAAAAACATGTCAGAACACATGAAATTGCTGATGAATAAACCATTTACGTACGGTTCATGACTTTGCATGTTCCCTGAGCACAACTAGTACCACCACTGGATGGATCAGACTCGTTTAAATAGAATTGTCAATTGATATAGTGACTACGACTCACCTCCATCCAATCTATTGCAACAAATGTAATTAGAAAAGGTGCGTTGAATAGTCAAGTGTGTAACTCACTCCTCCGCATTGCCCGTAAAGGGACACGGCCCCTACAGAGGTCGGAGAGGACGTTGGTGTGTTGGAAGTTGAAGAGGGTGCGCTGACAGTCGTCGAGGGTGCGACAGTGGTCGTACGCACAGTTGTAGATGATGCCGGGACGGAAGTAGCACCACCTCCCACTGAGCCTGAAGACGGATACACCAGGTCGATCTCACCATTGTTTCCCCCATTTGTTACCACAGTTATTCCAAACCCTTCCGCTGTGTTACTGACAGGTGTCCAGTTTACTGTTGGGTGCTGCCCGTTCTGGTCGACGATGTTGATAGATTTCAAAGTTGTCTTGCCTGTAGGAAGATCTGTCGCCCCTGAGGTCGTATAAATTTCGAGCGCCTCATATGTATAAGTCAGCAACTCATTGGAGTTGATGGTCATCGACGTGCTAGATATCCCCGAAAAGACCGAGTTATAAGAGTATTGCACTTTCCCCGTTGATGATGTTTTGTTGCCCTGAAGCGTCATAACGCCAGATACCGTTTGGCCCACCGACACGGGGTATAGGGACGAGTAATACACTTCCGGTCCGTTGACATACCACGACGCGACAGCCCAGTAGTTCCCACCACCCGCAGACGATACACCGAACTGAAGCACAGGTTGGAGGATCGTGTCTAGGGATGTTGGCACCAGCGCGTTAAACACGTATAAGAGCTGGCCGTCGGCTCTTGCAGGCACCTCTGGTACTACCCACGACGTGGAGAAGTTGGCTATGGCGCTGGTGTTGGGGTTGGGGCCCCAGTACGAGTACGCTGCGTATCCGTCTGTGTAGGCACGAGAGAAAATTTCTGCTGAATCCCTTCGGCTCCGCTTTGAGCTTGGGGCGCTATGGATGATTGTGCCATTTGATGAGATGATGTGGATAGCATCTTCGGCGTGCTCAACTCTGGCGCCCGCGGGAACAAAATGAGCGCGGGATTTTGACACAAGCCCTGCGGGGGTCATCACCAGTTCTGAACTCTCCTGTATAAGTATTTTGTCTAGTAAGTCATGTTTTCAGACAATAATTGTTAGAATACTGACATCTGTTGCCGTAACCAGTCCACACACTAGGTGCGGCACGACAAATATCGACGCAAGCAAAAGTTTGTATAGCATTTGTCTCCTGCGCTGGAAAACGATGTTCTATGGTTGCAAGTAAAGTCGTAATGTGGGGTGTAGCTGGATTGTACAGGATTCCAACGCGTTTGGGACACAATCCGCCTAACTAGTTTGGCCTTTTAAATACCCATACAAGCCAATTACTCCGAGGATGACTTACGAAAATAACCGCATGAGATAGAGCAAAGCCATAGCACAACGCGTCTCCGAGAATGAGACGAGCCTCATTGCAGAGAAGACATCTACATAATCTGTACTCGGAACTTATAattacgagtctttacgtaagtaaagatgagttcttttatccccacaacccagcgagcaaaaatgtcctcgccaattgtccccatcaaaatattattgatgcgatcaatgtcgttaccgctatcggtattttccttaagcggtcaccggaccccctaagcaacccctttccaattcattctatgacttctttttaccattggttactttaaaggttgtttttgatttgttttgatcgcaatgtgaatgtgcgtttccatgaaattaattatacccaacaacaatagtcctactcaattcacttttttgcgttgttgtttaatttttaaaaccatgtggaaccgtctagccaacgtgcttatatattgtactaatacttagagatggaaccaaatgcactctttgaactatgggtctgaaaggttggaaatagaactgtgcaggcacacacgttccttgatatcggtagcttcatcaatcagagttcaaatagaaataattacgcgttcttgggttctgggcgttctgtactatttgaatttgattttctgattcatgatcgtttctcacgcataccaatttgttcttcccctacgTCGGGCGTCTATCAGCTTAcggttaatatatttattgacgtagtatagacaatgcacttttctccGCACTGTTTTATCCATGGCTTCCGCGTTatccccccgtttccaacagtatgttcactgttttatctcatttggttattacttattttttagagtctttccgcctcctatggacgatgtgtacatggatcagatggatctgaaaaccctctaccgtttctcttggacttgcaaggaGCTAAACGACCGCGTTTTGGGCTATATGCGCCGCGCCTTCcgtcccaaaaatttatttgctcctatcttcaaacccaatgaacatttgctgttttgtcttctccagttcaagactggcctggttatttcaggttccaccgttttgcattttacttgttttagtggtccaacgcaaagcgtggcatgacaagactttacatctcacaattgtataaaatattttttaatctagatttatataacatagttaatatatattaatatgttctgaatgcacagccagatactgggcaaggttatgattaattactatgacttaggtctactacaagcttagttgtgtcagacacaaaaaatagctgcacaggttataaggcctaattgtaaggaagaacttgtctattataattttcatacctgctaaatattgaagaattccagatctgctgggagaatcctgtatggaaaactgatggaagaatgctcatgtgtatggctgcccaagtggggacatatttcccataaatataattttcttatttttgaaaagtgcatcaagagtgaaacaatattgtgtgcaaaaacatttgtttggtgcgcatatttctttttggcatagtttgatgttgctgtgaacacaattggctgtgtggaaacatatttcaagcataatttgcaagtgttagtgcattatttcttccccaaaatacattcaatgcatggaaaacattattcaaaatgaccatctcttgaccaaagtggccagtgctcaatgcaaattgagtgtagtgaccgtgggaatatcctgcgtacagtgtgcgcaggatattcccacgacctgcttattaattcacggccagtacaaacaccacagcaagtaaaatataataagatcatctaaactaggactgaaaataattattattgccaaaaatacttgtattttacctaaagtatatgcaatgcatctcagtaatatatcaggaattaccagagaagttcaagttgctcaatgcaaagtgcggcaaccgtgagaataacttgcatacactatatgcaagttattcccacagtctgcttattaattcatggccagtatgaacagcacaacaagtttaatatgacaagttatttgaagtggcattaaagataatagctagatacataatgtttattattctttattctatgccaccacagtctgctagtcattcatgctaaattttttttgataacaataaagcattctatttacctctacTTGACGTTAGAGGTGTataaagcatgcaaaacagttggtatgtaattgattgtgactaattaatggccttaaatcagttgaatgaggtcattattataaaatttttggttatgagCGATGATTATCTGCATCAAAATGTTTAACTTGCAATTAAAAAGTCATAATGTAATGgtatctaattttgttttctaccatatggcagctaacctatctacctagctaatatctagtattttaatttccatatccccttggtaggaacaaaaactaacagaaattctatgatagtaaccaattattaagtcaagcataccggttaagtaaaaaaccggtattaatcacgcaattttgatggcatcaatgatttactgatggggacaattggcaaggacatatttttgtacagtgggttgtggagataaaagaactcgctttacttacataaagtttcgtaatcaatcgtgctaatatatggattccgggtgacatgga
This genomic interval carries:
- a CDS encoding Endo-1,4-beta-xylanase B — its product is MTPAGLVSKSRAHFVPAGARVEHAEDAIHIISSNGTIIHSAPSSKRSRRDSAEIFSRAYTDGYAAYSYWGPNPNTSAIANFSTSWVVPEVPARADGQLLYVFNALVPTSLDTILQPVLQFGVSSAGGGNYWAVASWYVNGPEVYYSSLYPVSVGQTVSGVMTLQGNKTSSTGKVQYSYNSVFSGISSTSMTINSNELLTYTYEALEIYTTSGATDLPTGKTTLKSINIVDQNGQHPTVNWTPVSNTAEGFGITVVTNGGNNGEIDLVYPSSGSVGGGATSVPASSTTVRTTTVAPSTTVSAPSSTSNTPTSSPTSVGAVSLYGQCGGIGWSGGTSCAQGTCKVMNPYYSQCLN